A segment of the Butyrivibrio fibrisolvens genome:
TGATGAACTTGGCTTTAAAGTTTCTGCCAGCATAGGAACAAGCTCACTTCCTTATAAGCGCGGCGAAGAGACTATCAGTAAAGCTATAGGCCTTGCCGATGAACGAATGTATGTCATGAAGAGAACGATGAAGAACGCAAATAAAAGCACTGCCTCATAAGTGAGGTCAGTGCTTTTTGCTTAGCCACGCAATTCTGATAAAGGAATATCTTATTTTACTGATTTCATCTTTTCAATAAATTTAGTAATAACAGGTCTGATTGGAGGTGAAATCTGATCTATATCAATCTCATCATAGGAAAAGAATCTAAGGTCTGTCATTTCACCATCGACTGATTTGGGCTCTCCGCTCCACTTTCTGCATATATAAATGATCTCAAAGTTGGATACTTCATCGCCGTTTGGATAGATATAATGTGTTTCAGGACCGGAATTGACATAGAAGAATTCAAGTTCTTCTGCGATTAATCCCATTTCCTCTAAAAGTTCTCTTTTGGCGCAGTCTTCGGCATATTCATCAATTTCTACAGATCCGCCAGAATACCCCCACATATGGTTATCGGAACGCTTACCCATAAGTACTCGGCCCTTATCGTCAACGCACATAATGCTCGCTGCACATTGTATTATTGTCTTGTGTCCTACAAGTTTTCGCATTTCAGCCATGTATCCTGTCATTTCTTATCTCG
Coding sequences within it:
- a CDS encoding NUDIX domain-containing protein, whose translation is MAEMRKLVGHKTIIQCAASIMCVDDKGRVLMGKRSDNHMWGYSGGSVEIDEYAEDCAKRELLEEMGLIAEELEFFYVNSGPETHYIYPNGDEVSNFEIIYICRKWSGEPKSVDGEMTDLRFFSYDEIDIDQISPPIRPVITKFIEKMKSVK